GATCAAACTGTCTTTCTGAGGGACTGGTTTTGTCGCTGCCTGCAACCACCCTGAAAAGCTGATAACAATACAGATGGCCGCGGCTGCTAGTCTGAGTAACTTCATGTTAAATACCTCGCTCATGGCTGAAATATGTTGTACTACGAAAGCCTCTCCTGATTCAAGGGAAAGGATACGACATCACCCCGTTCCCAATTTTGGATCTGGTTTCGCCCTTCCTTAGTTAGAGGGCGATTCATTCGAAATTCCTTCTTTTCACCGTCACTGGTACAGCCTGTAAACACCAGCTTCTTTCTCTGTCTAAAAACCGGTGAGATCAGCCGGAATGAAAAAGAGGAAACGGCCGGGGGCGCCTGCTTGCCTAACGCGAGGAAACTGAATTTTAAAACATGCACCTGACGATAGAGGTGGCGATTCAGGAAAGCAATGCTCGCCGGAAATCTCCAGGATCTGACCTCATGGCACCAGAATTTGCCTTCTTTCAACAGTGGGCATAAACGATGATGAAGGCATGGCCCCCATATCTGCAGATCCCCTTGTTGACTGATGTGATCTCTCCATGCTTCCAGCGTCTCGGAAGTGGATCGAAGAGCAGGTTCCATAACGATGATCATTCCTCGCTCCGTTAGGGCATTTGCGAGTAAGGTCGTTGTCTGTCTAATAGAGAATCCGGATTCGTTGAACGAGAACGAAGCAAGGATGAGATCCCATTTTCTATCTGGTTTCTTGATCCAACGCCATAAATCGCCTACGTGACACTCGAACTCCAGTTGAGGCCACAGGCTGGCAATTTTTTTCATGTGCGAAAGAGCAACGGTTGACCGGTCGATTGCGGTTACTCGCGGAGCGTTGAAGAATGAAGCTGCACTGAAAGATGCAGGGCCTGCTCCCGAACCAAGATCCAGTATCGAAACGGGTCCGGAAGGTTTCCATCCTCTGGAGAGAATTTCCTGCATCACAAATTGAGTGCGCGCGTAACTCTGTGGAAAAAAGAAAAGACCATAGGCACAAAGGTTTGCAGGATCTGTGAAATAGTCTTCAACAAGCTCAGATCTTTCTTTCGTAAAGCGATCGCTTAAGCCTTGTATTCTTTGAACGAGCTGATGCTCCTTCTCCTGCAGTGAGTTGCATCCGAGCAAATCTAAAGTTACATTTATCCACCAATCCTCTAGAAAGCGCGGATAGTCGGCTAAATATTGCATATTGAAGATTGCATATTGCATAGGGCAATCCTCATGCACTTTGCATTATGCAATCTGCGATATGCAATACTCTAAGTATATTTAGGACGCACTAAATATGAAGAAACATCAGGGCCATGGAACCAGAATTGTAAGCTGGGTTCCATTCGGTCTTGGCAAAACCAAACCGCATCACTTCCGTGAGATGGCTCAGGTTGTCTGGGAGAACCGCGACAACCTTGCTTATGCGTCGCGCATTCTGTTTCATGGTGTCTGCGACGGCTGTTCGCTGGGCCCTTACGGATTACGGGATCATACGATTGAAGGAATTCATCTATGCATGACCCGTCTGCGCATGCTCCGCATGAATACTATGAAGGCGCTGGATGTAGGCAGGCTATCAGACGTTCCGGCTCTTCAGTCAATGAGCGGGGAGGAGCTCCGAAATCTGGGACGGCTCCCTTACCCGATGATCAGAAAACGTGGTGACAAAGGTTTTCGGCGAATCTCGTGGGAGGAGGCCATGGCGATCGCCGCAAAGCATTTCCAAGGAACGGAACCACAGCGATTCGCCATGTACACGACTTCCCGTGGACTCACCAATGAGGTTTACTACGTTGCCGGCAAATTCGCCCGTCTTCTCGGAACCAATAACGTGGACAACGCCGCTCGTTTGTGTCATGCAGCAAGCACCACTGCGCTCAAGCAGACAGTAGGAGCAGCCGCATCAACCTGTTCGTACCGGGATTGGATCTGGACAGAATTGATTGTGCTGGCAGGAGCGAACATCGCGAACAATCAACCTGTTTCTACAAAATATCTGTACTATGCAAAAGAAAAAGGCGCCCGAATTATTGTGGTAAATCCATACCGCGAACCGGGACTCGAACAGTACTGGGTTCCTTCTATTACAAAAAGCGCGCTTTTCGGAACGCGTTTGATGGATGAATTTTTCCCGATCACTGTTGGAGGAGACGTTGCCTTTTTTAACGGCATCACAAAAATTTTGATTGAAAACGACTGGTTGGATCAGGAATTCATTCGAAATCACACGAACGGATTTGAGGAACTAAAACAGTCGCTGGCGCGGCAAGATTGGGAAACCCTCGAAAGACATTCCGGCACGAGTCGTAGTGAGATGATGCGATTTGCAAAACTGTACGCTGGAGTAAAAACAGCCGTTTTTATCTGGAGTATGGGATTAACGCAGCACCGCTTTGGAGTTGAGAACGTCAAATCACTTGTGAATGTCGCGCTGGCACGCGGCATGATTGGACAGCCAAATATGGGTCTCGTTCCAATTCGTGGTCATAGCGGCGTGCAGGGAGCTGCTGAGGTCGGATCCGTTCCAACAGATTACTTTGCCGGCCTTTCAGTAAATGTAGAAAATGCCGGCAAACTGTCAGACGTCTGGGGGTTTTCCGTTCCTTTTGAAACGGGATTATCGGCGCCGGAAATGATGGATGCAGCGCATGCAGGAAAGCTGGATATTTTCTACATAGTTGGTGGAAATTTTCTCGAAACCATGCCGGAGCCGATTCATGCGCGCGAAGCCCTGGAACGCGTGCCGCTGCGGATTCATCAGGATATCGTTCTCAATTCATCTATGTTCGCTGAACCAGGCGAAACAGTAATGTTGTTTCCCGCGAAGACACGTTATGAACAGAAAGGGGGAGGCACCATTACAAGCACGGAACGCAGAATTCGATATTCCCCTGAAATCCCGGGACCTCGAATCGGCGAAGCATGCTCGGAATGGGAAATCATGGTGAATCTAGGGCAACGGATCTTGCCTCCTGACAAACGGAGATTTTTGTCATTTGAAAGTGCAGAAGCTATCAGAGAAGAAATGGATTCAGTGATTCCCCTATATAAAGGGATTTCCGATCTGAAAAAGGAGAAGGATTCATTTCAATACGGAGGGGCACGGATTCTAAATGATGGGATCTGTCAAAATCTGCCGGATCAGAAAGCGCGTTTTTCTGTTCTGGTTCCACAGAATGACATCCTGAAACCCGGAGAGTTTTATTTGACGACAAGACGAGGCAAACAATTCAACAGCATCATTTACGGTAAGGAGGATCCTTTGATCGGCAGCAAAGGGCGCAATGAAATTTATTTGAATCCGGAAGATGCTGAACGGGTGGAATTCAAGGAAGGAGATCGTATCCTCTTGAAATCCGTTGTGGGCGAGTATCAGGGTATTTGCAGGATCGGACCATTGCATCCAAAAACGGTGCAGGTTTTCTGGCCGGAAGCAAACGTGCTGATTTCCAGGCGGACCGACCCCGCTTCACACGAACCGGATTACAACACGATAGTAACAATTCACCGCAGAGAACGCTGAGACCGCTGAGAAAAGAATCTCAAGTTTTTGCTCCGCGGTCTCCGCGATCTCTGCGGTAAAAAAAGGAGGTGTTATGCAAGCAAGAAAAGTAGCAGACGTCATTCGACCCACGCAGGTTATGGAAGGAGCCGGCGTCAAGCTAAAACGGAGCTTCCCTGCAGGACGTTTGAATTATCTCGATCCATTTCTTTTGCTGGATCATTTTGGTTCTCCGCATGCGGAAGATTATGTGGCCGGTTTCCCGATGCATCCGCATCGTGGAATCGAAACCGTAACCTACGTCCTGAAAGGGGAAGTGCTGCACAGAGACAGCATGGGGAACCAAGGAACCATTACAGTGGGAGATGTGCAGTGGATGACTTCCGGTCGCGGAATTTTGCATGAAGAGATGCCTCAAGTTCGTCCGGGAGGAATGGATGGTTTTCAATTGTGGGTAAATTTGCCGGCAAAGCATAAGATGACCAAACCGCGTTATCAGGATGTGCGGTCCAATACGATCCCTCAATTTACAAGCAATGATGGCGCGCTGATTCGCGTTGTTGCTGGACAAATTGGCGACGTATCCGGACCCGTGACTGAAATCGCCGCCGAGCCACTTTATATCGATGTTACTGTTCCGCCTAAATCTACTTTTCAACAGCCGATTCCAAAGGGACACAATTCTTTCGCATATGTATTTGAAGGTAGTGGAAAATTCGGCGCAGAGGCGGTAAAGATTGATCAACCTGCACTGGTAATTTTCGGCGATGGTGATTCCGTAAATGTATTCACGGAAAATGATCCTGTCCGTTTCTTGCTTGTTGCTGGAAAACCGCTAAATGAGCCGGTCGCCCGCTATGGACCGTTTGTTATGAATACAAAAGCGGAGATTGATCAGGCCCTGGAAGATTTACGCCGCGGTACGTTCGTCCGCCCGGAATAGCTCCTTCAGTTCTTTGGCCACACAACTTGCCCGCCGACGATGGTCGTTTCCGCTTTCACGTCCTTGATCCTTACCGGATTGATCTGAAAGATGTCATCACTCAAAATCACAATGTCAGCAAGTTTGCCAGGAGTGATCGAGCCCTTTTCCGTGTCTTGAAACTCTGCAAACGCTGATCCCATTGTGTATGCAAACACTGCTTCTTCCACTGTAATTTTTTCTTCAGGCACCCAGCCTTGCGGATTCTTTCCATCGAGCGTAGCGCGGGTTACAGCCGCATAAATTGTTTCCATTGGATTTAACGGCGCGACACTCCAATCGGTACCTAAAGAGAGTTTCACACCGTTCTTCAAAAAAGTTCGGAAAGCATATGTGGTGCGAATTCGATCACCGATTCGTTTCTCCGCCCAGCGTCCATCATCGATTGCATGATAGGGCTGAACGGAGGCTATCACCTGCAGGTCCGCAAATCGTTTGAAATCTTTTGCCGCAACGTGTTGTGCATGTTCTATTCGCAATCGCCGGTCCTGTATTCCATTCTTTGCAACGACTTCCTGAAACAGATCCAGCATTATGGAGATTGCCTGATCACCGACCGCATGCATGCAAAGCTGCAATCCGGAGTGATCCGCCTGGATGAGACGTTCCCGTATTTTCTCCATAGGAATCATTTCATCCGACAACAATCCGCGATCGCCAGGCGCATCCAGATATGGCTCAAAAAAATATGCGGTCGTGGAACCCAATGACCCATCGGTAAAACCTTTCAGCGCCCCGGTGCGAAAATAACTAGACCCGAATTTTTTTCGCAGACCCAGTCTGGCTAGAGCCTCCCACTGCGTTTCGTTCGGCACGGCGTACATTCGCGCAGTAAGTTCCCCCTTTTCTGCGAGCTCAGCGTACACACCCATATCGGCAAATTCTGAATTCATCTCCTGCAGGCTTGTAACTCCGAGCGATGCAGCATGTTGTAGCGCTCTTCGAATGACTTCCGTTCGCTGTCGATGTGTTAGCGACGGAATGATTTTGTACACATGAGACATCGCAGCATCTTTTAAAACGCCGGTCGGATTTCCTTTTTGATCTCTGACGATGGTCCCACCGGCAGGATCCGGTGTTTTTGCCGTCACATTGGCCATTTTCAATGCAAGCGAGTTTGCCAATGCCATGTGCCCATCGTAACGGTCTACAAAAACTGGATGTTTTAAGGTAGCCGAATCAATCCACTCCCTGGTTGGTAACTCCGGAGGATTCCATTGTTGATCATCCCAGTTCCCGCCCAGGATCCATTCTCCTTCGGGGACACTTGTTGCTCGCGCCGCTATTCGTCTCACAAACTCTTCACGCGTAGGCGCATCCTTCAAATTCACATTGGCCAGTTGCATTCCACCGGATACAAAATGAACATGCGAGTCGTTAAATCCGGGCAATACCAGTTTCTCTTTAGCATCAATCACTCGCGTTTCTGAACCTCGCCACGCTTCTATGGCGTCACGTTTTCCAACAGCGATGATTCGATCGCGCCAGATGGCGACCGCTTCTGCATGCGGCTGCTTTTGATCTACGGTGTAAATCTTTGCATTCGTGATGATCAAATCAGCCTGGGGCGCAGTTGCAGTAGACATAGATATACACAGTAACAAAAATACGAACAAAAATACGATTTTCATTTCCACAGTATATTTAGCTTCTTATGCCATTGCGAACCTGGATGGAATCGAAAAGGAACATACTGGTGATGCTTGCCTGCGTTCTGGTTTTGGGGATGGCCGAAGAACTCTGGACACGATTCGTTCCGAAATACTTGGAGTTGCTGGGAGCTACGGCATGGATCATCGCAATCTATGGAACGTTGAAAGATTTGCTGGACGCCGTTTATCAGTATCCCGGCGGATGGCTGGCGGATAGGATCGGACGAAAAAATTCTCTGCTGTTGTTCACCTTCCTTTCCATGATTGGCTACCTGGTTTATCTGCTGGCCGGTTCCTGGCTGTGGATCCTGATCGGCACGTTCCTTGTAATGGCGTGGAGCAGCCTCACTTTGCCCGCGCTTTTTGCGATTATCGGCGACCATCTTCCGGCAACAAGCCGCGCAACCGGCTTCGGCGTGCAATCCATCATTAAGCGCATCCCCATCATTGTCGCCCCGGCAATCGGTGGATTGTGGATCGCTCGTAGCGGTCTTTCCGATGGCATGAAAGGCGGACTGATGGTTGCCATCGCACTGGCCATCCTGGCGCTCTACATTATTAGAAGGTTTTACAGTGAAACATTGCCGGAACGGACAGAAGGGATCCGGATTCTGGATCTATGGCGGCAGCTTCATCCGAGACTCAAACAGCTCCTGATTTCGGATGTGCTTGCACGATGGGCGGAAGGAATCCCAAAAGTTTTTGTTGTGCTTTACGTCATGAATATTCTGAAGCTCAATGCGTTCCAGTTTGGATGGTTGACCAGCATTCAAATGATTGCATCCATCCTGTTTTATCTTCCCCTCAGCCGCGTCGCGGACCGATTCGAAAGAAAGCCGTTAGTGTTTCTGACTTTTGTTTTCTTTGCGTTGTTTCCTCTGTCCGTAGTGCTGTCGCACTCTTTTTCCTGGTTGATCCTGGCATTCGTGATCGGTGGACTTCGAGAAGTGGGAGAGCCGGCCCGGAAAGCCGTGATCGTCGATCTTGCTGCTGCAAACCTGCGTGGAAGAACGGTGGGCCTGTACTATTTGATTCGCGGACTGATCGTTTTCCCTGCTTCTCTGCTGGGCGGATGGCTCTGGACCCTCGACCCGACAATTCCGTTCTATACAGCTTTCGTCATCGGCGTAGTCGGCGCCCTGTACTATTTGCGCAGCCGGGACGGCCGCGCTACTTTGATTACATGATTTCGATCAGGTCATCGACCAGTTTCTGGAACTGCTTCTTGGTAACCGGGAAAGAAACGCGCCGGCGGTTCTCTTCGTCCTCTCTCCTGTTCGTGTACCGGTGCAGCGAAACATAGTTCCTGTAACCGAACCATTTTCCCGCCTTCAGAATCACTTCGAAATAGGAAAGATTGCCATCCTGAATCTCCGGCTTTTCACTCCGCATTTGAACCGCGTTGGTTGTGCTGTCCAGTTCAATAATCTTCAGCGGTTCCATCAAATAGTTCACTCGTTTCTCGATGGTCTCTGCTACTGTTTTCAAATAGTCCGCAATGTCCACCTTTTCCCGAATACTTTTACTGATTTCAATCGAATTCAGTAGAAATCCGATCGAATCCGCCTGCGCTAAATCTCCTTTTACTGTTACTTCTGCATCCGCCCACTCAAACACGTAGCTGCCCGAATGATGTAGGCGCACGATCGAGTCCCTCGAATCAAAATCTTTTTGTTGAAACGCCGATTCGATTGCGTTCAAAATCTCGCTGGCGTTACTCATTTTTTCCTCCAGTGCTTATAAGCTGCTTGTTATGTTCAGTTCGATATGATCCTTGCCATCGAACGAAAATAGCTTTCCGCGATCGCTCATTTTTGTTTCCAGATGGCAGGTTCTCTTCCAAATGTCGTAAATATTCTGGAGCGTGTCTTTTGCATACTCGACATCCAGATCAATCCCCTCATGTTTGTGGTACAGGTACAATTCGCCCCGATTCTTAAAATTTCCATCGATCACATGGATGATCGGCTGACCCGAATTGGTCAGCTGGAACAAAAGCTTTTCCTTGATCGCCCGGAAATCACGATCGGAAATTTCATACATACCGGTCACATCATTGTATTTATAAGCAAAAAGCTTATGATTTTCACAGAATTCTTTTGTCAGATAGTTGTCGATCATCGTAATATCATTTGCCACGCGCCGTACCTCAAATATTTTCTGGCGTCCCAGCCCAAGATGTTTATCCCAATTCTTCCGTACATCCATGTCGTCGCATTCTTCATATTCCTTGCCGAACTTTCCTTTGTTCCAGCGGTCTTCAATGTCTTTCCAAAGCTCTATCCCCAGCTTGTAAGGATTCAGCGTGCCGGGACTTGTTCCAAGCGTTCCTGAATGATGATCGGCGTAGTCGACGAGTTCCGAATCCTTCAGACATTTCTCGGTCATGATCGTGGAGTGCCAGTAGGAGGCCCATCCTTCGTTCATGATTTTCGTCACTCGTTGCGGAGCAAAGTAGTAGCTTTCATCGCGGATGATGGAAAGAACTACTTTTTGCCAGTTCTCCATAGGAGCGTGGTCGATCAGAAACATCAACAAATCTTTTTCCGGTTGTTCCGGAAATTTCATTGCCTGGGTCTTTCGTTCGGCAATCTTCCGCTTCTGATCTTCAACAAAATCCGGAGGGTTCACGAAACCATCCATGTAATCTTTAGAGCGCAATTTTATGGAGATTTCCCTGTCATCATCCTCTTCTTCTTCCACCGGTTCACGCTTTGCAACCTGATGGCGTTTGATGAAAAGGGAATGGTAATCAATCATGTCGTCAATCGAAAGACAAGTATCCAGAAATCCTTCTACCTTGTCGTAACCGTACTTTTCGGCATAGCGGCGGATGATGGTTCCATGGTTTGCCATTCCATCCATCATTTTTCGGTTGGTCGCTGAAAACCACTGGTTATTTTTGAAAAAATCGGTGTGGCCGTAAACGTGAGCGATCACAATCTTTTGATCGACCAGCGCGTTGTTTTCCATCAAGTAGGCATAGGAAGGATCGTTGTTGATCACCATCTCATAGATCTTGTGCAGGCCATAGGCATAAGATTTTTTGAGGTGTTCGTACTCCATGCCAAAGTTCCAGTGTGGATAGCGCGTGGGAAAACCGCCGTAGCTCGCGACTTCATTGATTTGATCGAAGTCCAGAATTTCAAAGATGGTCTCAAACGGATCGAGCCCGTATTCAAGAGCGTATGCCTTGATCTCATCGCGCAGTTTTCCGAGCTCAGGACTAAGATTCATATTTGCAGTAGCGCGGACGTCTCGTCTGCGCAGCTCCACAGGCGAGACGCCTGTGCTACTTTGCTATTCATCGCCCTTTACCGAGGAATGCCTTGATCGAATCATAGATTTCATCCTTGCTATTGATCTTTGAAGTGATCAACCGTGGATCCTCCGGAAAAGCTTCTTCCAATCCGTAAAGGAAGT
The window above is part of the bacterium genome. Proteins encoded here:
- a CDS encoding small ribosomal subunit Rsm22 family protein; this encodes MQYAIFNMQYLADYPRFLEDWWINVTLDLLGCNSLQEKEHQLVQRIQGLSDRFTKERSELVEDYFTDPANLCAYGLFFFPQSYARTQFVMQEILSRGWKPSGPVSILDLGSGAGPASFSAASFFNAPRVTAIDRSTVALSHMKKIASLWPQLEFECHVGDLWRWIKKPDRKWDLILASFSFNESGFSIRQTTTLLANALTERGMIIVMEPALRSTSETLEAWRDHISQQGDLQIWGPCLHHRLCPLLKEGKFWCHEVRSWRFPASIAFLNRHLYRQVHVLKFSFLALGKQAPPAVSSFSFRLISPVFRQRKKLVFTGCTSDGEKKEFRMNRPLTKEGRNQIQNWERGDVVSFPLNQERLS
- a CDS encoding FdhF/YdeP family oxidoreductase, which gives rise to MKKHQGHGTRIVSWVPFGLGKTKPHHFREMAQVVWENRDNLAYASRILFHGVCDGCSLGPYGLRDHTIEGIHLCMTRLRMLRMNTMKALDVGRLSDVPALQSMSGEELRNLGRLPYPMIRKRGDKGFRRISWEEAMAIAAKHFQGTEPQRFAMYTTSRGLTNEVYYVAGKFARLLGTNNVDNAARLCHAASTTALKQTVGAAASTCSYRDWIWTELIVLAGANIANNQPVSTKYLYYAKEKGARIIVVNPYREPGLEQYWVPSITKSALFGTRLMDEFFPITVGGDVAFFNGITKILIENDWLDQEFIRNHTNGFEELKQSLARQDWETLERHSGTSRSEMMRFAKLYAGVKTAVFIWSMGLTQHRFGVENVKSLVNVALARGMIGQPNMGLVPIRGHSGVQGAAEVGSVPTDYFAGLSVNVENAGKLSDVWGFSVPFETGLSAPEMMDAAHAGKLDIFYIVGGNFLETMPEPIHAREALERVPLRIHQDIVLNSSMFAEPGETVMLFPAKTRYEQKGGGTITSTERRIRYSPEIPGPRIGEACSEWEIMVNLGQRILPPDKRRFLSFESAEAIREEMDSVIPLYKGISDLKKEKDSFQYGGARILNDGICQNLPDQKARFSVLVPQNDILKPGEFYLTTRRGKQFNSIIYGKEDPLIGSKGRNEIYLNPEDAERVEFKEGDRILLKSVVGEYQGICRIGPLHPKTVQVFWPEANVLISRRTDPASHEPDYNTIVTIHRRER
- a CDS encoding pirin family protein; amino-acid sequence: MQARKVADVIRPTQVMEGAGVKLKRSFPAGRLNYLDPFLLLDHFGSPHAEDYVAGFPMHPHRGIETVTYVLKGEVLHRDSMGNQGTITVGDVQWMTSGRGILHEEMPQVRPGGMDGFQLWVNLPAKHKMTKPRYQDVRSNTIPQFTSNDGALIRVVAGQIGDVSGPVTEIAAEPLYIDVTVPPKSTFQQPIPKGHNSFAYVFEGSGKFGAEAVKIDQPALVIFGDGDSVNVFTENDPVRFLLVAGKPLNEPVARYGPFVMNTKAEIDQALEDLRRGTFVRPE
- a CDS encoding amidohydrolase, coding for MKIVFLFVFLLLCISMSTATAPQADLIITNAKIYTVDQKQPHAEAVAIWRDRIIAVGKRDAIEAWRGSETRVIDAKEKLVLPGFNDSHVHFVSGGMQLANVNLKDAPTREEFVRRIAARATSVPEGEWILGGNWDDQQWNPPELPTREWIDSATLKHPVFVDRYDGHMALANSLALKMANVTAKTPDPAGGTIVRDQKGNPTGVLKDAAMSHVYKIIPSLTHRQRTEVIRRALQHAASLGVTSLQEMNSEFADMGVYAELAEKGELTARMYAVPNETQWEALARLGLRKKFGSSYFRTGALKGFTDGSLGSTTAYFFEPYLDAPGDRGLLSDEMIPMEKIRERLIQADHSGLQLCMHAVGDQAISIMLDLFQEVVAKNGIQDRRLRIEHAQHVAAKDFKRFADLQVIASVQPYHAIDDGRWAEKRIGDRIRTTYAFRTFLKNGVKLSLGTDWSVAPLNPMETIYAAVTRATLDGKNPQGWVPEEKITVEEAVFAYTMGSAFAEFQDTEKGSITPGKLADIVILSDDIFQINPVRIKDVKAETTIVGGQVVWPKN
- a CDS encoding MFS transporter, whose translation is MPLRTWMESKRNILVMLACVLVLGMAEELWTRFVPKYLELLGATAWIIAIYGTLKDLLDAVYQYPGGWLADRIGRKNSLLLFTFLSMIGYLVYLLAGSWLWILIGTFLVMAWSSLTLPALFAIIGDHLPATSRATGFGVQSIIKRIPIIVAPAIGGLWIARSGLSDGMKGGLMVAIALAILALYIIRRFYSETLPERTEGIRILDLWRQLHPRLKQLLISDVLARWAEGIPKVFVVLYVMNILKLNAFQFGWLTSIQMIASILFYLPLSRVADRFERKPLVFLTFVFFALFPLSVVLSHSFSWLILAFVIGGLREVGEPARKAVIVDLAAANLRGRTVGLYYLIRGLIVFPASLLGGWLWTLDPTIPFYTAFVIGVVGALYYLRSRDGRATLIT
- a CDS encoding SpoVR family protein, translated to MNLSPELGKLRDEIKAYALEYGLDPFETIFEILDFDQINEVASYGGFPTRYPHWNFGMEYEHLKKSYAYGLHKIYEMVINNDPSYAYLMENNALVDQKIVIAHVYGHTDFFKNNQWFSATNRKMMDGMANHGTIIRRYAEKYGYDKVEGFLDTCLSIDDMIDYHSLFIKRHQVAKREPVEEEEDDDREISIKLRSKDYMDGFVNPPDFVEDQKRKIAERKTQAMKFPEQPEKDLLMFLIDHAPMENWQKVVLSIIRDESYYFAPQRVTKIMNEGWASYWHSTIMTEKCLKDSELVDYADHHSGTLGTSPGTLNPYKLGIELWKDIEDRWNKGKFGKEYEECDDMDVRKNWDKHLGLGRQKIFEVRRVANDITMIDNYLTKEFCENHKLFAYKYNDVTGMYEISDRDFRAIKEKLLFQLTNSGQPIIHVIDGNFKNRGELYLYHKHEGIDLDVEYAKDTLQNIYDIWKRTCHLETKMSDRGKLFSFDGKDHIELNITSSL